From the genome of Pseudoxanthomonas sp., one region includes:
- a CDS encoding rubredoxin → MAAPSSRHYPMTDATTTIFRTWMCVVCGFIYDEAQGLPEEGIAPGTRWADIPDDWTCPDCGVGKDDFEMVELE, encoded by the coding sequence CCTTCCAGCCGGCATTATCCGATGACCGACGCCACCACCACCATCTTCCGCACCTGGATGTGCGTGGTCTGCGGTTTCATCTACGACGAAGCCCAGGGCCTGCCGGAAGAGGGCATCGCCCCCGGCACGCGCTGGGCGGACATCCCGGACGACTGGACCTGCCCCGACTGCGGCGTGGGCAAGGACGATTTCGAGATGGTGGAGCTGGAGTAG
- a CDS encoding SirB1 family protein: MGDRLTLPEWNALASLADETVPLLETALLIARDEYPDLDADLYDTLVQSHAEHLRHEIDSIEPWPLKMAAINRHLFDELGYTGNHDEYYDPRNSYLNQVFERRLGNPVSLAMVQIEVARRLGVPLDGVSFPGHFLVRLPVDDGLLVMDPFNGGRPLGVDELRERAKPHLGGDMPDDAALLHILNPASPRAILVRTLRNLHGVYAERDEWDRAARSADRVLKLTPDQPDALRDRGLAYLKMDYKAGALRDLARYLQLVPEANDAAAMREQLVELSANRASRMH, translated from the coding sequence ATGGGGGATCGACTGACATTGCCGGAATGGAATGCGTTGGCCAGCCTGGCGGATGAGACCGTGCCGCTGCTGGAAACCGCGCTGCTGATCGCGCGCGACGAATATCCCGACCTGGACGCCGACCTGTACGACACGCTGGTGCAGAGCCACGCCGAGCACCTGCGCCACGAGATCGACAGCATCGAGCCGTGGCCGCTGAAGATGGCGGCGATCAACCGGCACCTGTTCGACGAGCTGGGCTACACCGGCAACCACGACGAGTACTACGACCCCCGCAACAGCTACCTCAACCAGGTGTTCGAGCGCCGGCTGGGCAATCCGGTGTCGCTGGCGATGGTGCAGATCGAGGTCGCGCGCCGGCTCGGCGTGCCGCTGGATGGGGTGTCCTTCCCCGGTCATTTCCTGGTCCGCCTTCCGGTCGATGACGGCCTGCTGGTCATGGATCCCTTCAACGGCGGCCGTCCGCTGGGCGTGGACGAACTGCGCGAACGCGCCAAGCCCCATCTTGGCGGCGACATGCCGGACGATGCGGCGTTGCTGCACATCCTCAATCCCGCCTCGCCGCGCGCCATCCTGGTGCGCACGCTGCGCAACCTGCACGGCGTCTACGCCGAGCGCGACGAGTGGGACCGCGCCGCGCGCAGTGCCGACCGCGTACTGAAGCTGACCCCCGACCAGCCCGACGCACTGCGCGACCGCGGCCTGGCTTACCTGAAGATGGACTACAAGGCCGGCGCGCTGCGCGACCTGGCCCGATACCTGCAGCTGGTGCCGGAAGCGAACGACGCGGCCGCGATGCGGGAGCAACTGGTGGAGCTCAGCGCGAACCGCGCATCGCGGATGCATTGA
- a CDS encoding DUF192 domain-containing protein, producing the protein MRPLQTVAAIATLLLSGCANGGPWVEVGGERFSVEIADDDAERARGLMFRDELADGTGMLFIHEAEEPQAYWMKNTRIPLDILYFDNARRLVTQQRNVPPCSGGDRCPSYPSDKPARYVLELNAGEAERLKLQDGAEMGFGKGIPPVR; encoded by the coding sequence ATGCGTCCTCTGCAGACTGTCGCCGCAATCGCCACCCTCCTCCTCAGCGGCTGCGCCAACGGCGGCCCCTGGGTCGAAGTGGGCGGCGAGCGGTTCAGCGTGGAGATCGCCGACGACGATGCCGAACGCGCGCGCGGGCTGATGTTCCGCGACGAACTGGCGGACGGCACCGGCATGCTCTTCATCCACGAGGCGGAGGAACCGCAGGCTTACTGGATGAAGAACACGCGTATCCCGCTGGACATCCTGTATTTCGACAATGCCCGCAGGCTGGTGACCCAGCAGCGCAACGTGCCGCCCTGCTCCGGCGGCGACCGTTGCCCGTCCTACCCGAGCGACAAGCCCGCCCGCTACGTGCTGGAACTGAATGCCGGCGAAGCCGAGCGGCTGAAGTTGCAGGACGGCGCGGAAATGGGATTCGGCAAGGGTATTCCGCCCGTCCGCTGA
- a CDS encoding site-specific DNA-methyltransferase, which yields MAKSLLEELPVIVREGRQQAERILESLEGRHRVRLQTREWVLPSKDVAAVDWIAQAERASRMGDAGEGDWHNRLIYGDNLHAMAALLAGDDGAASLRGAVDLIYIDPPFDSRADYRTRVQLPGAEIEQRPTVIEQFAYSDTWSEGTASYLRMLVPRLVLMRELLAPSGSIHVHLGIQVSHYVKIVMDDIFGKDNFIQEVIWAYGSPSGGRAAGPKMVKIHEYIAHYAKSYDTRYTQKVYLPYDDKYISDWFKYTDEDGRVYQRRQRGRDADGKAVWERQYLDESKGVPASTVWTDIKQIYADPRAYKSDQAHHSEITGYDTQKPGRLLERIIEHSCPPHGTVADFNGGSGTTAAVAEKLGRRWITSDIGKPACMIMRKRLIDQGAKPFLYQAIGDYHVETAKTHFGRNYRVGDLSAIVLSLYGALPLQPEDNPLRNLGSVIFAGRKTLVLVDAPSKLTGDATLRKAIAQRDNLLGGWDRVVVLGWNFEPSIGESISALNDDRLEVLVIPPDLLDRLRKKGGVEKLSGQVRFASLQYVTLKSAARQVAADGDERVDVQLDNYVLLSPEAINLDEDNRRKLLKVMNAEPLALIEYWAVDPDFDGEVFRSVWQDYRGNTANDGDALRVVDRARFTVPRKAGERRICVRVVDVFGFEAETVQVVPEPSP from the coding sequence ATGGCCAAGTCGCTGCTGGAAGAACTGCCCGTCATCGTCCGGGAAGGCCGGCAGCAAGCCGAGCGGATCCTCGAGAGTCTCGAAGGCCGCCATCGGGTGCGGTTGCAGACACGGGAGTGGGTACTGCCCTCGAAGGACGTGGCCGCCGTCGACTGGATCGCGCAGGCGGAGCGCGCGTCGCGCATGGGTGACGCAGGCGAAGGGGACTGGCACAACCGTTTGATCTACGGCGACAACCTGCATGCGATGGCCGCACTGCTGGCCGGCGACGACGGCGCTGCCAGCCTGCGCGGTGCGGTGGACCTGATCTACATCGACCCGCCGTTCGATTCGAGGGCCGACTACCGGACGCGGGTACAGTTGCCGGGCGCGGAGATCGAGCAGCGCCCGACCGTGATCGAGCAGTTCGCGTATTCGGATACCTGGTCGGAGGGCACGGCGTCGTACCTGCGGATGCTGGTTCCCCGCCTGGTGCTGATGCGCGAGTTGCTCGCCCCCAGCGGCTCGATCCACGTACACCTCGGGATCCAGGTCAGCCACTACGTCAAGATCGTCATGGACGACATCTTCGGCAAGGACAACTTCATCCAGGAAGTGATCTGGGCCTACGGATCCCCGTCGGGCGGCCGTGCCGCGGGGCCCAAGATGGTGAAGATCCACGAGTACATCGCTCACTACGCGAAGTCGTACGACACCAGGTACACCCAGAAGGTGTATCTGCCCTACGACGACAAGTACATCAGCGACTGGTTCAAGTACACCGACGAGGACGGCCGCGTGTACCAGCGGCGTCAACGGGGGCGCGACGCCGACGGCAAGGCGGTCTGGGAACGGCAGTACCTGGACGAGAGCAAAGGCGTTCCCGCATCGACGGTCTGGACCGACATCAAGCAGATCTACGCCGATCCGCGGGCCTACAAGTCCGACCAGGCCCATCACTCGGAGATCACCGGGTACGACACCCAAAAACCCGGCCGCCTCCTCGAACGCATCATCGAGCACTCCTGCCCGCCTCATGGCACCGTCGCCGACTTCAACGGCGGCTCGGGCACCACCGCGGCCGTCGCCGAGAAACTGGGGCGCCGCTGGATCACCAGCGACATCGGCAAGCCCGCCTGCATGATCATGCGCAAACGCCTGATCGACCAGGGCGCCAAACCGTTCCTGTACCAGGCCATCGGCGACTACCACGTCGAAACGGCCAAGACGCATTTCGGGCGCAACTACCGCGTCGGCGACCTGTCGGCCATCGTGCTGTCGTTGTACGGCGCGCTGCCCCTCCAGCCGGAGGACAATCCGTTACGCAACCTCGGCAGTGTGATCTTCGCCGGCAGGAAGACCCTGGTGCTGGTGGACGCGCCCAGCAAGCTCACCGGCGATGCCACCTTGCGCAAGGCGATCGCGCAGCGCGACAACCTGCTCGGCGGCTGGGACCGCGTCGTGGTGTTGGGGTGGAACTTCGAACCTTCCATCGGCGAGAGCATTTCGGCGCTCAACGACGACAGGCTGGAGGTCCTGGTCATTCCGCCCGATCTTCTCGACCGCCTGCGCAAGAAAGGCGGCGTGGAGAAGCTGAGTGGCCAGGTTCGTTTCGCCAGCCTGCAGTACGTGACACTCAAATCGGCCGCACGCCAGGTCGCAGCCGACGGCGACGAGCGCGTCGATGTGCAGCTGGACAACTACGTCCTGCTGTCGCCCGAGGCCATCAACCTCGACGAAGACAACCGCAGGAAGCTGCTCAAGGTCATGAATGCCGAACCCTTGGCGCTGATCGAATACTGGGCGGTGGATCCCGACTTCGACGGCGAGGTATTCCGTTCGGTCTGGCAGGACTACCGCGGCAACACCGCCAACGATGGCGATGCCCTGCGGGTCGTCGACCGCGCCCGCTTCACCGTTCCGCGCAAAGCGGGCGAGCGACGCATCTGCGTGCGCGTGGTCGATGTGTTCGGCTTCGAGGCCGAAACCGTGCAGGTGGTGCCGGAGCCATCGCCATGA
- a CDS encoding YlcI/YnfO family protein, with product MKTSTFPSLRVDPALRKAAEDVLRDGESLSGFVEQSIRAQIALRQQQEAFITRGLASREGARRSGVYHDAIDVVDELRAALRQAKAGTTGRR from the coding sequence ATGAAAACCTCCACCTTCCCCTCGCTCCGTGTCGATCCTGCCTTGCGCAAGGCGGCGGAGGATGTTCTGCGCGACGGTGAATCGCTGTCCGGTTTCGTCGAGCAGTCCATCCGCGCGCAGATAGCGCTCCGACAGCAGCAGGAAGCGTTCATCACGCGCGGCCTCGCCTCACGTGAGGGTGCCCGGCGCTCGGGCGTGTATCACGATGCCATCGACGTGGTGGATGAATTGCGGGCTGCGTTGCGACAGGCCAAGGCAGGCACCACGGGACGGCGCTGA
- a CDS encoding type II toxin-antitoxin system RelE/ParE family toxin, producing MMFRVRFTEEARADLVRLYTFALQQGEGGIEAAEASLRAIENALTLLETSPFACRPVTGRPFLRELVIGFGATGYVALFEVEDAATVTVLALRHQREQDYQ from the coding sequence CTGATGTTCCGCGTTCGCTTCACGGAAGAAGCGCGAGCCGACCTGGTGCGGCTGTACACGTTCGCGCTGCAACAAGGCGAGGGAGGCATCGAGGCCGCCGAGGCTTCCCTGCGCGCCATCGAGAATGCACTGACGCTGCTGGAAACCTCTCCGTTCGCGTGCCGGCCGGTGACGGGCCGTCCCTTCCTGCGGGAGCTGGTGATCGGTTTTGGCGCCACCGGCTACGTCGCCCTGTTCGAAGTGGAGGATGCAGCCACGGTGACCGTGCTGGCGCTGCGGCACCAGCGCGAGCAGGACTACCAGTGA
- the rpiA gene encoding ribose-5-phosphate isomerase RpiA, which yields MSEAKRLAGEKAIEFVEDGMIVGVGTGSTVAYFIDALAGIKDRIKGAVSSSEQSTARLKQHGIEVLDLNHTGTLSLYVDGADECDPHKRLIKGGGAALTREKIIAEASRQFVCIIDPSKQVPVLGKFPLPVEVIPMARSLVAREILAMTGGQPVWRDGVTTDNGNVVLDIHHLSITDPVAMERELNQIPGVVSVGLFARRPADIVIVGGEPPVVLR from the coding sequence ATGAGCGAAGCAAAGCGCCTGGCCGGCGAAAAGGCCATCGAGTTCGTCGAGGACGGCATGATCGTCGGCGTCGGCACCGGCTCCACCGTGGCCTATTTCATCGACGCGCTGGCCGGCATCAAGGACCGCATCAAGGGTGCCGTGTCCAGTTCGGAACAGAGCACCGCGCGACTGAAGCAGCACGGGATCGAGGTGCTCGACCTCAACCACACCGGCACGCTGTCGCTGTACGTGGACGGCGCCGACGAGTGCGACCCGCACAAGCGCCTGATCAAGGGCGGTGGCGCGGCGCTGACGCGCGAGAAGATCATCGCCGAAGCCAGCAGGCAGTTCGTCTGCATCATCGACCCGAGCAAGCAGGTGCCGGTGCTCGGCAAGTTCCCGCTGCCGGTCGAAGTGATCCCGATGGCGCGCAGCCTGGTGGCGCGCGAGATCCTGGCGATGACCGGCGGCCAACCGGTCTGGCGCGATGGCGTGACCACCGACAACGGCAACGTGGTGCTGGACATCCACCACCTGTCGATCACCGACCCGGTGGCGATGGAGCGCGAACTCAACCAGATCCCCGGCGTGGTCAGCGTGGGCCTGTTCGCCCGGCGTCCCGCCGATATCGTGATCGTGGGCGGCGAGCCGCCGGTGGTGCTGCGCTGA
- a CDS encoding EVE domain-containing protein produces the protein MTSRKHYWLMKSEPDTFSIDDLKKVGTEPWNGVRNYQARNFMRAMQVGDGVLFYHSNCKEPGIVGTATVAATAYPDETQFNPKSDYYDPKSTREEPRWSLVDVTFERKLTRTITLDEIKQHADELGEGFALIQRGNRLSVLPVTAAQWKFLLALE, from the coding sequence ATGACCTCCCGCAAACACTACTGGCTCATGAAGTCGGAGCCCGATACGTTCTCGATCGACGACCTGAAGAAGGTCGGTACCGAGCCGTGGAACGGCGTGCGCAACTACCAGGCGCGCAACTTCATGCGCGCCATGCAGGTGGGCGATGGCGTGCTGTTCTACCACTCCAACTGCAAGGAACCGGGCATCGTCGGCACCGCCACCGTCGCGGCCACGGCCTACCCGGACGAGACCCAGTTCAACCCCAAATCGGACTACTACGATCCCAAGAGCACGCGCGAGGAGCCGCGCTGGTCGCTGGTGGACGTGACGTTCGAACGCAAGCTCACGCGCACCATCACGCTGGACGAGATCAAGCAGCACGCGGACGAACTGGGCGAAGGCTTCGCGCTGATCCAGCGCGGCAACCGCCTGTCCGTGCTGCCGGTGACCGCCGCGCAATGGAAGTTCCTGCTGGCACTGGAATAG
- a CDS encoding 5-formyltetrahydrofolate cyclo-ligase: MTVERDALRRELRARRRALPAADRIAGADALAARLLALPFFPASGYVAGYWAMDGEIGLHSWQLRLPPGLVYCLPVLSDDETLRFAPWRPGDALVTNRYGIPEPDVDPRSGLAATDMAMIVVPLVGFDAAGHRLGMGGGWYDRTLAPRLQRPAPPWLVGVGFEVQRVDALDAQAWDVPLDAVCTERDTLLSSSLPDATP; encoded by the coding sequence ATGACCGTCGAGCGCGATGCGCTGCGGCGCGAACTGCGTGCACGTCGTCGTGCGCTGCCTGCCGCCGACCGCATCGCCGGCGCCGATGCACTGGCCGCTCGCCTGCTGGCACTGCCCTTCTTCCCCGCCTCCGGCTACGTCGCCGGCTACTGGGCGATGGACGGCGAGATCGGCCTGCACAGCTGGCAGCTGCGCCTGCCGCCAGGTCTGGTCTATTGCCTGCCGGTGCTGTCGGACGACGAGACGCTGCGCTTCGCGCCGTGGCGACCGGGTGATGCGCTGGTCACCAATCGCTACGGCATCCCGGAGCCCGACGTGGATCCGCGCTCGGGCCTTGCCGCCACCGACATGGCCATGATCGTGGTGCCGCTGGTGGGCTTCGATGCGGCCGGGCACCGTCTCGGCATGGGCGGCGGCTGGTACGACCGGACGCTGGCGCCGCGCCTGCAGCGTCCCGCGCCGCCGTGGCTGGTGGGGGTGGGCTTCGAGGTGCAGCGTGTCGACGCGCTGGACGCGCAGGCCTGGGACGTGCCGCTGGATGCGGTCTGCACCGAGCGCGACACCCTGCTTTCCTCTTCCCTGCCGGACGCCACGCCATGA
- a CDS encoding cell division protein ZapA yields the protein MSANEPVSVHLLDREYTVGVAPEERSSLMAAAKLLDSRMREVRGSNRMAAVDRIAVLAALNLAHELQQLRDEQHARNRDVERTLQDLHRTLDGVLGAP from the coding sequence GTGAGCGCCAACGAGCCGGTCAGCGTCCATCTGCTGGACCGCGAATACACCGTCGGCGTCGCGCCCGAGGAGCGCTCCAGCCTGATGGCGGCCGCCAAGTTGCTGGACAGCCGCATGCGTGAAGTGCGCGGCAGCAACCGCATGGCGGCGGTGGACCGCATCGCCGTGCTGGCGGCGCTCAATCTGGCACACGAATTGCAGCAGCTGCGCGACGAACAGCACGCGCGCAATCGCGATGTCGAACGGACGCTGCAGGATCTGCATCGCACGCTGGATGGCGTGCTCGGCGCACCGTGA
- a CDS encoding TIGR02449 family protein, protein MDTADLLDQLRALSTRIQELADRCQRLADENRSLRHQQEQLVGERSQLLAKNEQARSRVEAMISRLKSLEQHT, encoded by the coding sequence ATGGACACCGCCGACCTCCTCGATCAGCTCCGCGCGCTCAGCACGCGCATCCAAGAGCTGGCGGACCGCTGCCAGCGGCTCGCCGACGAGAACCGCAGCCTGCGCCACCAGCAGGAACAGCTGGTCGGAGAACGTTCGCAGCTGCTGGCCAAGAACGAGCAGGCGCGTTCGCGCGTGGAAGCGATGATCAGCCGCCTGAAATCCCTGGAGCAGCACACGTGA
- a CDS encoding putative bifunctional diguanylate cyclase/phosphodiesterase: MHVPSVAAILATASPLSSRLAMALAGVVLVGVIVIGTRRWWQAWLESRHAPQEPLRSESLRNRDERLKLALWASGEQFWDYDLVQRRLYRMRADETAAQAADITVLTRQGEVPTIHDEDLPLVQERLRQHLQGKTPLFMSEHRMDMQNNGTWVWVRARGRVVERDADGQPIRIAGTARDITASRNAEYEHRIAGEVMRSMNEAVAVLDWAHQFITINPAFTRITGYAEEEIIGQPMTMLDSDQHEDAFFERMNRELRLTGRWSGEIWKVRKDGEEILCRIETNVVPDASGERPLYVQVLTDITEQKRAEQELRYLANYDTLTSLPNRSLLSERLSRAIVRARREHGHVAVLFIDLDRFKDINDSLGHATGDRILRSAAARVQQTVGTQHTVARLSGDEFTVVLEDINGMPDAEHVAQRIIDAFRVPLNFGERLELAVSPSIGISLYPEHAQVPTELLKHADTAMYQAKAMGRHTYEVYSESMDEKNRHRAILASALRRAIDRNELSLVFQPRLSISRQRITGVEALLRWDSKEFGMVSPAQFIPLAEESGMILELGAWALRNACMTLREWHDAGLEELSVAVNVSATQLQRGDLPTVVARALEETGVPANRLELELTESVVMASPEQNADTLRACRRLGISLAIDDFGTGYSSLAYLKRLPLTTLKIDREFISDLTHDTDDEAITSTIITMGQSLALKVVAEGVETWDQYEFLRNHGCDEVQGHWVSQALGADQCLRFIRDYYPGSGIRVAS; encoded by the coding sequence ATGCACGTCCCTTCTGTCGCTGCAATCCTGGCAACGGCGTCGCCGCTGTCGTCCCGGCTGGCCATGGCGCTGGCGGGCGTGGTGCTGGTGGGCGTGATCGTGATCGGCACGCGCCGCTGGTGGCAGGCCTGGCTGGAGAGCCGGCACGCACCGCAGGAGCCGCTGCGCAGCGAATCCCTGCGCAACCGCGACGAGCGCCTGAAACTGGCGTTGTGGGCCTCGGGCGAGCAGTTCTGGGACTACGACCTGGTGCAGCGCCGGCTCTACCGCATGCGCGCGGACGAAACCGCGGCGCAGGCCGCCGACATCACCGTACTGACGCGCCAGGGCGAAGTGCCCACCATCCACGACGAAGACCTGCCGCTGGTGCAGGAACGCCTGCGCCAGCACCTGCAGGGCAAGACCCCGCTCTTCATGTCCGAACACCGCATGGACATGCAGAACAACGGCACGTGGGTCTGGGTGCGCGCGCGCGGCCGGGTGGTCGAGCGCGATGCCGACGGCCAGCCGATCCGTATCGCCGGCACCGCCCGCGACATCACCGCCAGCCGCAACGCCGAGTACGAGCACCGCATCGCCGGCGAGGTAATGCGCAGCATGAACGAGGCGGTGGCGGTGCTGGACTGGGCGCACCAGTTCATCACCATCAATCCGGCCTTCACCCGCATCACCGGCTATGCCGAAGAGGAGATCATCGGCCAGCCGATGACGATGCTGGACAGCGACCAGCACGAGGACGCCTTCTTCGAGCGCATGAACCGCGAGCTGCGCCTCACCGGGCGCTGGTCGGGCGAGATCTGGAAGGTACGCAAGGACGGCGAGGAGATCCTCTGCCGCATCGAGACCAACGTGGTGCCCGACGCCAGCGGCGAGCGTCCGCTGTACGTGCAGGTGCTCACCGACATCACCGAGCAGAAGCGCGCCGAACAGGAACTGCGCTACCTGGCCAACTACGACACCCTGACCAGCCTGCCCAACCGCTCGCTGCTGTCCGAGCGCCTGTCCCGCGCCATCGTGCGGGCGCGTCGCGAGCACGGGCATGTCGCGGTGCTGTTCATCGACCTGGACCGGTTCAAGGACATCAACGATTCGCTCGGCCACGCCACCGGCGACCGCATCCTGCGCTCGGCCGCCGCGCGCGTGCAGCAGACCGTGGGCACGCAGCACACCGTGGCGCGCCTGAGCGGCGACGAGTTCACCGTGGTGCTGGAGGACATCAACGGCATGCCCGATGCCGAACACGTAGCCCAGCGCATCATCGATGCGTTCCGCGTGCCGCTCAACTTCGGCGAGCGGCTGGAGCTGGCGGTGTCGCCGTCGATCGGCATCAGCCTGTACCCCGAGCATGCGCAGGTGCCGACCGAGCTGCTGAAGCACGCCGACACCGCCATGTACCAGGCCAAGGCCATGGGCCGGCACACCTACGAGGTGTATTCGGAGTCGATGGACGAGAAGAACCGCCATCGCGCCATCCTCGCCAGCGCGCTGCGCCGCGCGATCGACCGCAACGAGCTGTCGCTGGTGTTCCAGCCGCGCCTGTCGATCTCGCGCCAGCGGATCACCGGCGTGGAGGCGCTGCTACGCTGGGATAGCAAGGAATTCGGCATGGTGTCGCCGGCGCAGTTCATCCCGTTGGCCGAAGAGTCGGGCATGATCCTTGAGCTCGGCGCCTGGGCCCTGCGCAACGCCTGCATGACCCTGCGCGAATGGCACGACGCCGGCCTGGAAGAGCTCAGCGTGGCGGTGAACGTCTCGGCCACCCAGCTGCAGCGCGGCGACCTGCCGACGGTGGTGGCGCGCGCGCTGGAGGAAACCGGCGTGCCGGCCAACCGGCTGGAGCTGGAACTGACCGAAAGCGTGGTGATGGCCAGCCCCGAGCAGAACGCCGACACCCTGCGCGCCTGCCGCCGCCTGGGCATCTCGCTGGCGATCGACGACTTCGGCACCGGCTATTCGTCGCTGGCGTACCTCAAGCGCCTGCCGCTGACCACGCTGAAGATCGACCGCGAGTTCATCAGCGACCTGACCCACGACACCGACGACGAGGCGATCACCAGCACCATCATCACCATGGGCCAGTCGCTGGCGCTGAAGGTGGTGGCCGAAGGCGTGGAAACGTGGGACCAATACGAGTTCCTGCGCAACCACGGCTGCGACGAGGTGCAGGGCCACTGGGTCTCGCAGGCGCTCGGCGCCGACCAGTGCCTGCGGTTCATCCGCGACTACTACCCCGGCTCGGGCATCCGCGTCGCTTCGTGA
- a CDS encoding UPF0149 family protein, with protein sequence MPDLPEIADVAAASRQLGLAMDASELHGALCGWLAGGGIADDTWLARALPDDQLPAAAAGSALDQLRQCAVAQLEDRSFAFDLLLPTADRPLDERAEALFSWCQGFLGAFGLAAGASPPLSEEGQEALQDLARLAQASPESSDDEEDEDALAELEEFVRVAVLLLHGDCVLGPRHRRSLN encoded by the coding sequence ATGCCCGACCTTCCCGAAATCGCCGACGTCGCGGCCGCGTCCCGCCAGCTTGGCCTGGCCATGGACGCGTCGGAACTGCATGGCGCGCTGTGCGGCTGGCTGGCCGGCGGCGGCATCGCCGACGATACGTGGCTGGCCCGTGCGCTGCCCGATGACCAGCTGCCCGCTGCCGCGGCCGGCAGCGCGCTGGACCAGTTGCGCCAGTGCGCCGTGGCCCAGCTGGAAGACCGCAGCTTCGCCTTCGATCTGTTGCTGCCCACTGCGGACCGCCCGTTGGACGAGCGCGCCGAAGCGCTGTTCTCCTGGTGCCAGGGCTTCCTGGGTGCGTTCGGACTGGCCGCGGGCGCATCGCCGCCGCTGTCCGAGGAGGGGCAGGAGGCCTTGCAGGACCTGGCGCGCCTAGCCCAGGCCTCGCCCGAAAGCAGTGACGACGAAGAAGACGAGGACGCACTGGCCGAACTGGAAGAGTTCGTCCGCGTCGCCGTCCTGCTGCTGCACGGCGACTGCGTGCTCGGGCCCCGGCATCGCCGGAGCCTGAACTGA
- a CDS encoding aminopeptidase P N-terminal domain-containing protein → MKAVAGIGAAEFARRRKQLMRLAGNDAILVLPAAAERVRSHDTHYPYRQDSDFWYLSGFPEPEAVLVLVPGRKHGETILFCRERDPEREGWDGPRAGQDGAVNDYGMDDAYPIDDLDEILPGLLEGRSRVYYHFGRDADFDLKLIGWVRHVRAHVKQGAQPPHEFLELGHLLHDLRLFKSKDEIKLMQRAADISVEAHRAAMCVARPGIREYELQADLERVFRAHDAWPAYNSIVGAGRNACVLHYRANTAQARDGDLVLIDAGAEYRSYAADITRTFPVNGRFTPAQRALHDLVGEAQKAALACARVGVPYEAGHVAAVETLTEGLLRLGLLKGRLEKNLAEGSYRRFYRHKTGHWLGLDVHDVGDYRIEGESRLLEAGMVFTIEPGLYVNHDDETVDAKWRGIGIRTEDDVLVTADGPVVLTDALARSADEIEAAMAG, encoded by the coding sequence ATGAAGGCCGTCGCCGGCATCGGCGCGGCGGAGTTCGCCCGTCGCCGCAAGCAGCTGATGCGGCTGGCCGGCAACGACGCGATCCTGGTGCTGCCTGCCGCCGCCGAGCGCGTGCGCAGCCACGACACGCATTACCCGTACCGGCAGGATTCGGACTTCTGGTACCTCAGCGGGTTTCCCGAGCCGGAGGCCGTGCTGGTGCTGGTGCCGGGCCGCAAGCACGGCGAGACCATCCTGTTCTGCCGCGAGCGCGACCCCGAACGGGAAGGCTGGGACGGTCCGCGCGCCGGGCAGGATGGCGCGGTCAACGACTACGGCATGGACGATGCCTACCCGATCGACGACCTAGACGAAATCCTGCCCGGCCTGCTGGAAGGCCGCTCGCGCGTCTACTACCACTTCGGCCGCGATGCCGACTTCGACCTCAAGCTGATCGGCTGGGTGCGCCACGTGCGTGCGCACGTGAAGCAGGGCGCGCAGCCGCCGCACGAGTTCCTCGAACTCGGCCACCTGCTGCACGACCTGCGGCTGTTCAAGTCGAAGGACGAGATCAAGCTGATGCAGCGCGCCGCCGACATCAGCGTCGAGGCGCACCGTGCGGCGATGTGCGTGGCACGCCCCGGCATCCGCGAGTACGAACTGCAGGCCGACCTGGAGCGTGTGTTCCGTGCCCACGATGCGTGGCCGGCCTACAACAGCATCGTCGGCGCCGGCCGCAACGCCTGCGTGCTGCACTACCGCGCCAACACCGCGCAGGCGCGCGACGGCGACCTGGTGCTGATCGACGCCGGCGCCGAATACCGCAGCTATGCCGCCGACATCACCCGCACGTTCCCGGTCAACGGCCGCTTCACCCCGGCGCAGCGCGCGCTGCACGATCTGGTCGGCGAGGCACAGAAGGCGGCGCTGGCCTGCGCCCGCGTCGGCGTGCCGTACGAAGCCGGCCACGTGGCCGCGGTCGAGACGCTGACCGAGGGCCTGCTCAGGCTCGGCCTGCTGAAGGGCAGGCTGGAAAAGAACCTCGCCGAAGGCAGCTACCGCCGCTTCTACCGCCACAAGACCGGCCACTGGCTGGGCCTGGACGTGCACGACGTGGGGGACTACCGCATCGAGGGCGAGTCCCGCCTGCTGGAAGCCGGCATGGTGTTCACCATCGAGCCGGGTCTGTACGTCAACCACGACGACGAGACCGTCGACGCGAAGTGGCGCGGCATCGGCATCCGCACCGAGGACGATGTGCTGGTCACGGCCGACGGCCCGGTGGTGCTGACCGACGCGCTGGCGCGCAGCGCCGACGAGATCGAAGCGGCGATGGCGGGGTGA